The DNA window ACTGACAGTGAAGTTTAAAATGGGTGGCACTACCGCCATCAAAGCGGTGGTAGATGCAGGTTGCGGCCTACTGCCCACCACCGTAGATATAGAAATCCCCAAACCTGCCACCGCACTGGACCTTGGCCCCGATATCGAATTATGCAAAGACGCCACGTTGAAGCTGGATGCCGGAACCGGATTTGCCTCTTATAAATGGAATGATGGCAGCACCAACCCAACCCTTGAAATCAGCCAACCAGGCACCTATGCTATAACGGTAACGGATAAATGCAATAACCAGGCAAACGATCAGATTGTGATCGGTGATGGTAATAATTATCCCTTTAGTATCGGTCCTGATGTGCTGAAGTGTGCTGAGACCATTGTCACCAGAACACTGCCGGCAGGGTTTCAGAATTTTAAGTGGGATATCGATTACAACCGGAGAGACCTTCCCAATGAAATCATCTTTTTCCCGGAAAAAGATACTGCCTATATCCTGCAAGCCAACCGGGCTAATGGCTGTGTTTTTAAAGACACTTTGTATTTCAAGATCCGGCAGCCACTTGCCGTAGGCCTACCAGCTGATCAAACCGTATGTGAGGGCGACGCTGTGAAGCTCAATATAGACAACAACTTCAGCAACATCCGATGGAACGACGGGTATACCGGTAATACACTGATGGCCAAAACAGCCGGCAGATATACCGTACAATGTACTGACCTTAATGGCTGCAATACCGCCGACACTTTTAACCTCCGGCTCAACCCCGTGCCCCGCGTGGCATTGCCCAAAGAGCCATTCATCTGTAAAGGTGTCACTAAGACACTGGATGCCGGCAATGAAGGAACCAGCTACTTGTGGAGCACAGGAGACCGTTCCCGCAAAATAGCTGTCAGCAGCGCCGGTAAATGGTGGGTGCAGGTTACCGGAAGCAACGGCTGCAGCACAACAGACACCGCGTGGTACAGGGAAATATATGACGGCCCCAAAGGCTTTCTGGTACAGGATACTACAATGTGCCTCCGGGGAGAAATCACGATACCGGTAAAGGGGCAATTCAGCTCCTACCGATGGAGCAACGGCAGCACTTCCCCACAACTCATCACCAGAATACCCGGTACGTACTGGCTGGAAGTAACAGACCTTTCCGGTTGTCCGGGAAAAGCATCCGTCCAAATCAATACCAGGGACTGCGGATGGGGCGTGTATATGCCTACTGCCTTCTCCCCCAACAATGATGGTATGAATGACTATCTGCGACCGGTAATCCTGGGTCGTGTCAGCAAATATCTGTTTACGGTATACGACAGATGGGGCCGGATCGTATTTCAGTCCAATGAGGTCAACAAAGGCTGGGATGGGAAAGTCAAAAATGTAAATGCCGACATCGGGGCATATGTATGGGTTTGTATCTATCAGCTGGAGGGAGATCCGGAGAAAATAATGAAAGGAGCGGCTACGTTGGTGAGATAAATTTATCTCACCAACTATTACGCCTATACGATATTGGATGCACTCATCATTTTGCGGATCAGAGAAATCTGACCGAGGTGATAATGTGTATGCTCCGTCACGCCCATCAGGTTCCGATAATAGTTGCCATATTTAGCATCCGTAAAATCTTCAAACAGTTTTTTTTCATCCAGCGCTTCTATCAATGCTGCCAGTACTTCCGCTTCGGACAAAGCTTTATTGACCAGCTGTTGCCAATCGGCTTCCGAAGTAATCGGGGGTACATCAAAACTTAACTTATCGTGCCCATCCAGCGGCCCACCCTGCAGCACGCGGGTAATAACACCCACATAATAGTTGATATGAAACGTTAGTACCGCAATGGTATTCAAATCCTGTACTTTGGTGGTAGCCTGCTGCCAGTCTACATTTGCCAGGGTATCCTTCAGATTGACACAGGTCCAGTTACCCCCGAAATGAACGTCCCTGAAATGTTTCGCAATTTGTTTGATTAAAGCCATAGGTTTTATCTTGTAGATTGATGAACAGGAATAAGATACGTTTTTTTTCGAAGGATACGGTGTATAAAGAATTGTTTAACTTTCCGGCTAGATAACCGATCTGCATATGAAAGTAAGCGCTACAAGGGTATACCGGACGAAAATTATTGAAGGGCTGTCTGTTCCAGCTGTTATCCATAACGGCAGTTATTTTTTTACCGACCTGGATATCTATGAAGATGGCAGAGTAGAATACTGGGAGATAGAAGATTTTGAGCATTTTAAACAGAAAATGCGGGAGGGCTGGATTGTAACAGTCATCCCTGATGGCTCTTCCATCTCTATACATGGACTCGGCTCATGGCCGGTTACAGCTGGTTCCTGGCTCTTTAATAAAAAGAGTTTTGTATCTCATGCAGAGTCACTTATCCGAACCCTGAATCCCCGGATGGAAAATATTTACACCTACCGTAAAAAAACGCTGAACGGTATCGGTTTTGTAGAAAGTGGTAAAGGAACTGTTTACAAAGAAAACAAACGGGGACCTTATGATCTTTTCCCTGAAAAAATAAATGGCAACAGCGAAAACCTGTTCTATCAAACTACGGATGGATATTACCTGGTGCGCTTAGTGCTCTACCCCGATCATACCGTCTGTCTGGAAAGGCTGGAAACGCCTATCCAGCTGTCTATGCAGGAATTTGAATCATTGGTCAGTCAGGGTATATTGCTAAGTGAAATACCGTTGCATGCGAAAGTGCATATATATGGATTGGGCAGTTTCGTTGCCGGCGAGGCCGACTATAGTGTCGACATAGATGACAAGCTGGCTGAAATCAGGGACACTTTAAGGCAAATGAGCGGAGCGCCTTCTTCCATAGCCTTGTGCAAACAGGCGTATGAAGCCTATATTGCAGATCCCACTGCTGCTAATAAAACGTTACTCCAGCAGCACTATGAAGCTGTGCCCGAGCATCAGAGAATGTATGTGGGAGATATGGATACGAAAGATACCGCTGTCAGAATGATTATATACGGAGAAGATGAGATCAAGGGCTGGTCGCATTACCAGCTGGCATTACATCAGGGACTGCCCTTGCCTTCGATCGATATACCAACAATGAAGAAAGACGATGAAGTATAGACTTGCTTTCCGTGATAGTACTGACTGATCAGTATACAGCCCTGGGGAAGTGTTTGCCACTATCAAAAAAATCACTTCCTTTACATCAGCAATGCTAAATGGTAAAATTTCATGAAAAAGGCAGCAGCAACCAGGCTCAACATATTACAAAAAGCATTTGAATTAATATACGTTAAAGGCTATCGGACTACGAGCATAGACGATATTATTGCCACTACACAGGTAACGAAAGGAGCCTTCTACTATCATTTCAAAAACAAGGATGAAATGGGGCTGGCCATTATCCATGAAATAATGAAACCCTCGCTCACTGACAGTTTGATAATACCTTTTCAAAAAGAACCTGATCCACTTCAGGCTATCTACCAATCGATGCATCATTTGCTGCTGGAAGACAAACTCCTTAAGCCAGAATATGGCTGTCCTGCTTCCAATTTCACCCAGGAGATGAGTCCCTGGCACACTGATTTTAATAATGCACTGGATGAACTGGTTGATCAATGGAAGAAAACACTGATCAAAGCTATCAATGATGGTAAAAAAAATGGCTATGTCCGTAAGGATGCAAATGCAGTACAGGTAAGCTTATTCGTTATATCCGGTTACTGGGGTATACGAAACTTCGGTAAACTGGAAAACAGCCGGACAGTGTACCTTGCCTATTTAAAAGAACTCAAAAATTACCTGGATACGCTGAAATAATTTTTTCCCAAAAAACATACTAACTAGTATGTTTTTAATATACCTTTGTTTTGTTCAATAAAATGAAGGATGTATTCAACGCTTATTCTCCTACATTCGGCCATCAGATGGCTGGTGGTGGGCAGTCTCTCTTATGCCATATACAGGGCATTTACAGGTTACAGGAACGGCAGGCCATTCACGGAAACAGACAATGCTGTCCGGCATTGGACGGCCACCATTGCGCATATTCAGCTGGTGATCGGGATGATACTATACACACAGAGTCCTGTCATCCAATTCTTCTGGAAGTCTCCCGCAACGGAACCTCATTTATTTGAGCATTTGTTTTTTGCATTGATTCATCTGATATTGATGATCAGCGCCATTGCATTGCTAACAGCTGGCTCGGCCATCACCAAAAGGAAAAAGACAGACCCTGAAAAATTCCGGTCGATGCTCCTTTGGTTCACCGTTGCTTTCTTCATCCTTTTCATTGCCATCCCATGGCCGTTTTCGCCCTTATCTCACAGACCATATTTCAGATAACATGATACACTTACTTAAATCGAAAATCGGACGCCTCCGTATCATCGGCATATTGGAAGGCATTTCATTGCTGGTACTTATTTTTATTGCGGTACCTATGAAGTATTTACTGGGAAACCCGGAATGTTCCAGGATAATGGGCCCTGTTCACGGTGCTTTATTCCTGCTATTTGTATTCAATACCCTGAGTGTGGGAGTAGAATATGAATGGAAGTTCCGCACCACCACCTGGAAAGTATTACTGGGATGCGTGATTCCATTTGGCACCTTTTATATCGACAGAAAAGTATTGCGTAATATGGAAGCGTAAAGCTGATAATCCCGATCAATAAATCAGATCTCAGATTTCATTCTGCTAAGCGCTTCCTGGGTTATGTTCAGATAATTCGCTACCAGTTTATTGGGCAAGCGGAGAACTACTTCCGGGTTCTCCTCCAGCAACAAACGGTACCGCTCGCGGGCACTCAGGGTGATAAAATCCTCCAGGCGACGGGTATTGGTAACATAGGCGTATTCAAGACTGTGCCGGTAAAACAAATCCCAGCCAGGTACGGTATTTACCAGGTCATAAAAATCAAGGCGATCAATATACAACAGCTCTGATGGCTCCACGGCCTGCGTAGACTCTTTTAATAAAGTACCACCGATAAAAGAGGTCAGTGAAGAGGAAAATGAATTTTCGAAAGCAAAGCGTCGTGTAACTTCTCTCCCATCCGGTTTGATAAAATACACCCGCAGACATCCCTTGTTTACAAAAAACATACGCCTGGAAAGCTCTCCAGCCCTTGCCACCAGCGCATTTTTTTTCACCTGTAAAGGTTTAAATGCAGCAAGCACCAGCTGTAGGTCTTCGTCCTTTAATCGGCTACGGTCTGCAATATATTTAGTTAACTGTTCATACATGTTGAGAAAATCATTATCATCCAACCAAATCCTGATAGGCAAAGAGTCCGGCGGTACCGCCTGTCATTATAAACAGTATATTACTACCCTTGGGGAACTTTTGCTGTTCGATATCTCCCAGCATGCCAGCAAACGCTTTTCCGCTATATACCGGGTCCAGAAATATACCTTCCGTTTGGGCCAGTAATCTTAACGCGCTCCACATGGATGAGGTAGGAATACCATACCCTTCCCCCCGATAGGCATCATTAACAAACACTTCAGTATCATGAATCATCTCCGTGTAGCCCAGCAGGTTAGCGGTAGCGATTGTTTTCTCGAGGGTGGTTCTTTTCGTTTGTGCTTCGTCGGCTAATACGGCATAGGAGCGAATTTCAGGGCCCGCCTGCGCTGCAAACTTCTGACCAGCCAGCAGCCCTGCATGGGTACCACTACTGCCATTGGGCACCAGGATATGGGAGAATTCCATATTCATCTGCTGGCTCTGCTCCATGATCTCCAGATAACAATTGGCATATCCCAGACAACCTACGGGATTGGAGCCACCCATGGGCATGACATAGGGTTTCCTGCCCTGAGCAATCAGTTCTGCACATCTCGCATCGAGGAAGGTTTGCACAGTTGCGCCCTTGGGGATAATCTGCACCGTGACGCCCATGATTTGTTCTAATAAAATATTTCCATTGTTGTTGTAGTTCAGGGTATCAATCGGCACCGGTTGAGACAGCACCAGTTCACAATGCATGCCGGCGCGTGCCGCCGCCGCTGCCGTAAGCCGTGCATGGTTGGACTGTACCCCTCCTGTAGTCAGCAGCGTATCTGCTCCCTGGCTGATGGCATCCTGAATAAGGTACTCCAACTTCCGGAGTTTATTGCCTCCCAGGCCTATATCCATCACATCATCCCGTTTCAGATAAACCTGTACATCCTTTAATTGCCGGTTCAGGTTCGATAAAGCATGGATACCTGTTGGATTCCCGATCAGTGGGTAAGCCTGATATTTATGTTCTAAATAATTCTTTTTCAAGATATACTATTGATGAGGTTCCGAATAATACTCAAAAATACAGTTTGTTATTTTTCAGACATAAAAAATCGATGAACAATACACCGGTAAAATTGTAATTATCGATGTCGATATGATGGTCGCATCAACAACTTTTAGTAAATTCGAAAAATCATGAGCAACTGTGTAGCCAAATGCGCAGGTTAACCGGCACCCGGATTCCACGTTCAACCCGACAATCGGATAGTGAATAATGACAGACAACGATGGTTCCCCTTGCAGCCTTCATCTTTCAGATTTCAGAAAATGTATCTATCCTTTAAGGATACATACATCAAACATATTTTTTAAACCAAATCTGAACATCAATGAAAATTTCAAACCCTGTGCAAGCAGTAACTGCTACTGCATTACTGTTGTCATCTTTCTTTCTGATGAACGCCTGCACTAAAAACCTGGCTGACACCACCCTTTCGAAACAAGCTGCAGACGCGGCAAAACAAGTCGCCGTTACTACTGTGACCATTGCCGACAGCAACCTGCTCGCCTACAAAAAGAGCCCGCATGAAATCTATGCCGGCTTCTACCGCTTTCAGGGCCCATGTTATGGCGCCGCTCCCAATGGTTCCAATTTTTCACAGGTACCTGACAGCCTCGATGTGCTGATCCTATTCTGCTTCAGCCCCACTTCACCAATTGCAGACAGTGTTCCCCAATGGATCAACGCCTTACATGCCAAAGGAACCAAAGTGATTGTAACAGGCAACCTCGACCTGGCCCCCGGTGCCCCGGACAACAGTACCGGCTATACGATAACTGCCCAGCGGATCATGGACAGTATCGTTAACAGATATGGATTTGACGGCTATGATATTGACATTGAAAGTAACCCCACCGGCACTACGTTGACCAGAATGGCCGGGGTTTACACTGCCCTGTCAAAATTCCTGGGCCCCAAATCCGGCACCGGTAAACTGCTGACATTCGATACCAATCAGAGCGGCAGCAACAACCTGTTCAGACAAGTATACTCCCTGGTAGACTATGTATGGCTTCAGGCATATGGCCGCGGAGCCTCCACGCTGCAGTCAACCTGGAATACATTTTCTCAGTATATCAAGTCCACACAGTTTGTTCCCGGTTTCTCCTTCTACGAGGAAAGAGGATACCCCGGCAATGTATGGTATGATATAACCTATCCTGTAAACGGTACAGGCAGAGCTTTTGACTATGCAAGATGGGAACCTACCACCGGGAAAAAAGGCGGCGTATTCGGCTACGCGATAGACAGGGATGCACCACTGACCTCATCTACAGATAATACCCTTTATACGCCTACTTATATTGTGAGCAAGAAATTAATAAAAATTATGAATCCCTAGGGCTAAAGCCCTGGGCTATATTAGATGGGACACGATGGGGGATTTTAATAGACTGAAATCCTGAAACAAAATAGATTAGATACAAGACTGGACTAAATGGCTGAATCCATCATAGCCCAGGGCTTCAGCCCTGGAAAAAAATAAGGCTATCCAAATGGATAGCCTTAACTCAATCATTCCTATAAAATTGCAATGGGCTTACTTAACGACGTCTGCCCAATAAGTTCCATCAGCATCTTTGCCGATAGTCAGCTTTTTTCCGGCACTGATTTGCTTATCACACCATTTTGCAAATGCCAGTTTGTCTTTTGATGAATAGTCGTGTTTTACCTCGGCAAACAGTCCCTGGTCTCTTCTGGAAGAAACACCAACGATATAAATGCCTTTACCTGGCTCTAACGCCAATGTATACACATTTCCTTTTGACAACAAAGCATCATATTGATCCAGAAACTCTTCTGTATCCTGGAAATAAACTTGCTGTGGTACAGATACATAGGTTGGGCTAACAATCGGGTTTACTTTTACATTGGAAATAGCAACATTGCTAACTAAAACACCTCCTGCTACTAAGGAGAAAAACAGTTTTTTCATAAAGGGTAACATTTTGATAATCCTAAAAATAACAGGGACTACTGTTACAGAATTTGCATTCACTTTTATTACAGCCCGTAAATTGACTGCTCAATACAACAAACATTGTTAGCACTGTTTACCATATTGAGCAATCATCTTACCAACCGGTAATATCTGCAATGTCAAGCGCCCCCTGAAGTTATTGGGAACACCAGTGATAATGTTCTCTACTTCAAAGTAGGAACTGCAAATGTTTTTGATTCCCGGATATACCCCATCAGATAACCAAAATCTTCCGGGTTGCTGGTTTCAATGATTACAAAAATTAGAACCTTCAAATCCGACGGACCTGAAGGCTTTGCGGACTTTTCTTTTTCATACGGGTCGGTTGAGGGTTTATAAATGATGATATTACTACATGCGGTTTACAACGTATCAGCCCAGGAAATATAGTAATAAAAAAAGTAGACCGGCCCCACTCGTTCCGTGACAGATACTGATCTCATGGATACCTGTCTGGTCATAGGTCAGCCGCTTTGAAGACCGTATCTGCATGCGCATTGTTAAGATAAAAACGGATTGTTGCATTCAACAGCTTTCAAATATTATCTACATGATAAGAATAGAGCACTTCCATTAAAATGTTTACATTTATATCAGGAACATCACAAGCTGTTTTGAAATGCAACTCTTGCCGTCTGCCATCTTAGCGCCATATATCAAAAGCTATACTGTCATCACTATTGATAAAGATCTTGACAACGAGGTGTTTTATCCGAGTGGATTTGTTGATCTGGTGATCAATATATCCAGCGGTGCTGCCGCCACTATCATCAATGGCAGAAAAAAAGATACCCCGGCAATAGAGTTGCTGGGGCATCTTACATTGCCTACGAGACTAACTGTCAATAAAGGTACTGTTGTGCTGATTGCGCGGATCTATCCGCATGCCAGCGCTTTATTCTTTCCCAATCCCCTCTCGGATTTCACCAACTATGCCACTGATCTGTACGATGTTTTTTCGAAAGAGAGCAGTGAGCTGTATGAGAGACTCATGCAGGTTCCGCTCATCGAACAAAAGATCAGGGTGCTGGAACATTACTTTCTGCAACAATTGAGAAAGCATGAAAACAGACTGAAGAAGGTAACGGTTGTTCAACAGCTTTGCAGCCATCTGTTTTCCGGGGAAGGTAACTTTAACCTGCCCGCTCTCGCTCACTATTCGGGCTTGTCTGAAAGATATATCCAAAGGCTCTACCTAACGAATGTTGGGATAAACCCCGCCTCCTTTGTGGCGGTAGTCCGGTTCAACAAAGCTTTACAACTTGTGCTCAACACACAGGACTCCCTTACTGCCATTGCTTATGATTGTGGATACTATGACCAGGCGCATTTCATCAAGGAGTTCAGAAAGTTTACGGGCATTACACCGTCATCAGCAAGGCGTTCACTAACGAAAAACGGGCAGGAGTTTCAACAGGCCGTCAACATAGGATTTTAGCATATACGTTATTTTGAAGGATGATTGCTGCTAAACATGTCGCGGTGCATCTTCCAGCCATCTTTTGTTTTTTTCCAGATGACCACCACTTTACCGTCGTCAATTTTATTGCCTTTCATATCAGTCATTTCATAATAGCTTTCTTCTGTCACGAACGTTTGTCCGTCACCGTAAAGATGCTGTATTATGAATCTGGTATGGACCTTCGGTCCATCTTTGAAGAACCTGGCCATATTCTCTTTTCCGCAAACAGGTGCTGCATTGGGCGGAAACAAGCAGGCATCGTCGGTATATCTGGTGAGGATAGATCCATCGTTTTTATTAGCCAGATCGGCATAAATAGCATTACTGGCTTCAATGGCCTTCCTGGCCTCCTTCAGCCGCTGATCTGCAGATTGCGCGCTGGCCAGATATGTCACTTCCAATAACAGACTTACCATAAGAATTCTTTTCATTTGTATTTTTTATACAAATGACGCACTTCTGTTGATGGTGAAATTGTAAAATTGCGAACAAAATTATGACTGGACCTGCAGGGCATTCAAACTTCTGTATATCCCTCCTTCTTTATCGATCAGCTGATGATGAGTGCCTTCTT is part of the Chitinophaga flava genome and encodes:
- a CDS encoding DinB family protein translates to MALIKQIAKHFRDVHFGGNWTCVNLKDTLANVDWQQATTKVQDLNTIAVLTFHINYYVGVITRVLQGGPLDGHDKLSFDVPPITSEADWQQLVNKALSEAEVLAALIEALDEKKLFEDFTDAKYGNYYRNLMGVTEHTHYHLGQISLIRKMMSASNIV
- a CDS encoding D-cysteine desulfhydrase family protein, translated to MKKNYLEHKYQAYPLIGNPTGIHALSNLNRQLKDVQVYLKRDDVMDIGLGGNKLRKLEYLIQDAISQGADTLLTTGGVQSNHARLTAAAAARAGMHCELVLSQPVPIDTLNYNNNGNILLEQIMGVTVQIIPKGATVQTFLDARCAELIAQGRKPYVMPMGGSNPVGCLGYANCYLEIMEQSQQMNMEFSHILVPNGSSGTHAGLLAGQKFAAQAGPEIRSYAVLADEAQTKRTTLEKTIATANLLGYTEMIHDTEVFVNDAYRGEGYGIPTSSMWSALRLLAQTEGIFLDPVYSGKAFAGMLGDIEQQKFPKGSNILFIMTGGTAGLFAYQDLVG
- a CDS encoding Crp/Fnr family transcriptional regulator, translating into MYEQLTKYIADRSRLKDEDLQLVLAAFKPLQVKKNALVARAGELSRRMFFVNKGCLRVYFIKPDGREVTRRFAFENSFSSSLTSFIGGTLLKESTQAVEPSELLYIDRLDFYDLVNTVPGWDLFYRHSLEYAYVTNTRRLEDFITLSARERYRLLLEENPEVVLRLPNKLVANYLNITQEALSRMKSEI
- a CDS encoding EndoS/ChiA family endoglycosidase — encoded protein: MKISNPVQAVTATALLLSSFFLMNACTKNLADTTLSKQAADAAKQVAVTTVTIADSNLLAYKKSPHEIYAGFYRFQGPCYGAAPNGSNFSQVPDSLDVLILFCFSPTSPIADSVPQWINALHAKGTKVIVTGNLDLAPGAPDNSTGYTITAQRIMDSIVNRYGFDGYDIDIESNPTGTTLTRMAGVYTALSKFLGPKSGTGKLLTFDTNQSGSNNLFRQVYSLVDYVWLQAYGRGASTLQSTWNTFSQYIKSTQFVPGFSFYEERGYPGNVWYDITYPVNGTGRAFDYARWEPTTGKKGGVFGYAIDRDAPLTSSTDNTLYTPTYIVSKKLIKIMNP
- a CDS encoding DUF3817 domain-containing protein; translation: MIHLLKSKIGRLRIIGILEGISLLVLIFIAVPMKYLLGNPECSRIMGPVHGALFLLFVFNTLSVGVEYEWKFRTTTWKVLLGCVIPFGTFYIDRKVLRNMEA
- a CDS encoding DUF7638 domain-containing protein gives rise to the protein MKVSATRVYRTKIIEGLSVPAVIHNGSYFFTDLDIYEDGRVEYWEIEDFEHFKQKMREGWIVTVIPDGSSISIHGLGSWPVTAGSWLFNKKSFVSHAESLIRTLNPRMENIYTYRKKTLNGIGFVESGKGTVYKENKRGPYDLFPEKINGNSENLFYQTTDGYYLVRLVLYPDHTVCLERLETPIQLSMQEFESLVSQGILLSEIPLHAKVHIYGLGSFVAGEADYSVDIDDKLAEIRDTLRQMSGAPSSIALCKQAYEAYIADPTAANKTLLQQHYEAVPEHQRMYVGDMDTKDTAVRMIIYGEDEIKGWSHYQLALHQGLPLPSIDIPTMKKDDEV
- a CDS encoding Cif family virulence factor, whose protein sequence is MKRILMVSLLLEVTYLASAQSADQRLKEARKAIEASNAIYADLANKNDGSILTRYTDDACLFPPNAAPVCGKENMARFFKDGPKVHTRFIIQHLYGDGQTFVTEESYYEMTDMKGNKIDDGKVVVIWKKTKDGWKMHRDMFSSNHPSK
- a CDS encoding helix-turn-helix transcriptional regulator → MQLLPSAILAPYIKSYTVITIDKDLDNEVFYPSGFVDLVINISSGAAATIINGRKKDTPAIELLGHLTLPTRLTVNKGTVVLIARIYPHASALFFPNPLSDFTNYATDLYDVFSKESSELYERLMQVPLIEQKIRVLEHYFLQQLRKHENRLKKVTVVQQLCSHLFSGEGNFNLPALAHYSGLSERYIQRLYLTNVGINPASFVAVVRFNKALQLVLNTQDSLTAIAYDCGYYDQAHFIKEFRKFTGITPSSARRSLTKNGQEFQQAVNIGF
- a CDS encoding TetR/AcrR family transcriptional regulator, whose product is MKKAAATRLNILQKAFELIYVKGYRTTSIDDIIATTQVTKGAFYYHFKNKDEMGLAIIHEIMKPSLTDSLIIPFQKEPDPLQAIYQSMHHLLLEDKLLKPEYGCPASNFTQEMSPWHTDFNNALDELVDQWKKTLIKAINDGKKNGYVRKDANAVQVSLFVISGYWGIRNFGKLENSRTVYLAYLKELKNYLDTLK